In a genomic window of Lepisosteus oculatus isolate fLepOcu1 chromosome 5, fLepOcu1.hap2, whole genome shotgun sequence:
- the abhd10b gene encoding abhydrolase domain containing 10, depalmitoylase b isoform X2 produces the protein MAAAGRRPRPAVQADGKRGEGREVAEFAAGVRHKSSVQYLSRPDLPKLAYQKVKGKSPGVVYLPGFASTMNGQKAVALEDFCKSLGHSYLRFDYTGCGESEGVFEEGRIGTWKKDVLAVLDELTEGPQVLVGSSMGGWLMLLAAIARPEKTAALMGIATAADHFVTAFKALPLEARKEIEDKGVWKFPTKHNEEGFYSISLDLIREAEHHCVLQSPIPVTCPVRLIHGMQDPDVSWHTSLQVADRVLSTDVDLILRKHGLHRMSEKEDIKLLTYTLDDLIDKLTTLV, from the exons ATGGCGGCGGCGGGACGGCGCCCTCGTCCAGCAGTGCAGGCG GATGGGAAACGTGGGGAAGGCCGGGAGGTGGCTGAGTTTGCGgcag GTGTTAGGCACAAGTCCTCAGTGCAGTATTTAAGTCGCCCCGACCTCCCGAAGCTGGCCTACCAGAAAGTGAAAGGCAAGAGTCCAGGGGTGGTGTATCTGCCAGGGTTTGCCTCCACCATGAATGGACAGAAAGCAGTGGCCTTGGAAGACTTCTGCAAGTCGCTAGGCCATTCGTATTTAAG GTTTGACTACACAGGTTGTGGGGAATCGGAAGGCGTGTTTGAAGAGGGCAGGATAGGCACCTGGAAGAAGGATGTGCTGGCGGTGCTGGATGAGCTCACGGAAGGCCCCCAG GTCTTGGTGGGATCCAGCATGGGCGGCTGGCTGATGCTCCTGGCCGCCATCGCCCGGCCGGAGAAGACGGCCGCGCTCATGGGCATCGCGACTGCCGCCGATCACTTCGTCACGGCCTTCAAGGCCCTTCCCCTAGAG gcgaGGAAAGAGATCGAAGACAAGGGAGTGTGGAAGTTCCCCACCAAGCACAACGAGGAGGGGTTCTACAGCATCAGCCTGGACCTCATCCGGGAGGCGGAGCACCACTGCGTGCTGCAGAGCCCCATCCCCGTCACCTGCCCCGTGCGGCTCATCCACGGCATGCAGGACCCCGACGTGAGCTGGCACACCTCCCTGCAGGTGGCCGACCGCGTGCTCAGCACGGACGTGGACCTCATCCTGCGCAAGCACGGGCTGCACCGCATGTCGGAGAAGGAGGACATCAAGCTGCTGACCTACACCCTCGACGACCTCATCGACAAGCTCACCACGCTGGTGTGA
- the abhd10b gene encoding abhydrolase domain containing 10, depalmitoylase b isoform X1, which translates to MAAVALGRCCRRLLRTGGHGGGGTAPSSSSAGGVRHKSSVQYLSRPDLPKLAYQKVKGKSPGVVYLPGFASTMNGQKAVALEDFCKSLGHSYLRFDYTGCGESEGVFEEGRIGTWKKDVLAVLDELTEGPQVLVGSSMGGWLMLLAAIARPEKTAALMGIATAADHFVTAFKALPLEARKEIEDKGVWKFPTKHNEEGFYSISLDLIREAEHHCVLQSPIPVTCPVRLIHGMQDPDVSWHTSLQVADRVLSTDVDLILRKHGLHRMSEKEDIKLLTYTLDDLIDKLTTLV; encoded by the exons ATGGCGGCCGTGGCGCTGGGGAGGTGCTGCAGAAGACTCCTGCGGACCGGAGGCCATGGCGGCGGCGGGACGGCGCCCTCGTCCAGCAGTGCAGGCG GTGTTAGGCACAAGTCCTCAGTGCAGTATTTAAGTCGCCCCGACCTCCCGAAGCTGGCCTACCAGAAAGTGAAAGGCAAGAGTCCAGGGGTGGTGTATCTGCCAGGGTTTGCCTCCACCATGAATGGACAGAAAGCAGTGGCCTTGGAAGACTTCTGCAAGTCGCTAGGCCATTCGTATTTAAG GTTTGACTACACAGGTTGTGGGGAATCGGAAGGCGTGTTTGAAGAGGGCAGGATAGGCACCTGGAAGAAGGATGTGCTGGCGGTGCTGGATGAGCTCACGGAAGGCCCCCAG GTCTTGGTGGGATCCAGCATGGGCGGCTGGCTGATGCTCCTGGCCGCCATCGCCCGGCCGGAGAAGACGGCCGCGCTCATGGGCATCGCGACTGCCGCCGATCACTTCGTCACGGCCTTCAAGGCCCTTCCCCTAGAG gcgaGGAAAGAGATCGAAGACAAGGGAGTGTGGAAGTTCCCCACCAAGCACAACGAGGAGGGGTTCTACAGCATCAGCCTGGACCTCATCCGGGAGGCGGAGCACCACTGCGTGCTGCAGAGCCCCATCCCCGTCACCTGCCCCGTGCGGCTCATCCACGGCATGCAGGACCCCGACGTGAGCTGGCACACCTCCCTGCAGGTGGCCGACCGCGTGCTCAGCACGGACGTGGACCTCATCCTGCGCAAGCACGGGCTGCACCGCATGTCGGAGAAGGAGGACATCAAGCTGCTGACCTACACCCTCGACGACCTCATCGACAAGCTCACCACGCTGGTGTGA